A single genomic interval of Helianthus annuus cultivar XRQ/B chromosome 13, HanXRQr2.0-SUNRISE, whole genome shotgun sequence harbors:
- the LOC110900463 gene encoding uncharacterized protein LOC110900463: MVKSRNARCKIHSVVDASGNRHDGDGVVDALVSHYSNFLGVEYPVESVNLEDVFTNVLSANVADYMVRQVTREEIKQAMFSISENKSPGPDGYTSAFFKHAWDIVGEEVTNAVLDFFDNGQLLKQINHTILSLIPKKDTADSVLDYRPISCCNVLYKCISKIITERIKGSLESLVRINQSAFVPGRKISDNILLTQELMHNYHLNRGPPRCAFKIDIQKAYDTVNWSFLEVVLQRFGFHNKMVKWIMTCVTTASYSVSINGDIHGYFPGKRGLRQGDPMSPYLFTLIMEVLSLLLQKAAESSFKYHAHCTKQKIINVSFADDLFIFVNGDISSVKKVKNALELFTSISGLVPSPSKSTVFLCNVPPSVRQQILSVMPFQQGVLPVRYLGVPLITTKLNFKDCKILVDRLEHKITSWMNKSLSFAGRLQLINSVLSSMHIYWASVFIIPVRIIHDLEKRIRRFLWNAGTDGRVRAKVAWKDVCLPKKEGGLGIRSIADVNKALITNHIWSIITKRKSLWVNWLHSYKLKGKSFWDIPSRGSMSWGWRKILSIRELVRPHVWFSIRSGSQTNAWSDNWCECSPLRSFITPRHIANAGFNLQSCVADLIDDHSQWKWPQAWNDLYPVLINLPVPILEQNMEDRLSWKDLEGNTCSFGSGVVWDSIRNRDGIVSWANMVWFTQCIPRHLFHMWLVCKDKLKTQDRLAAWEAGSETNLRLMCCPLCRYGRDSRDHLFFQCSFASKIWNSVKTMVDLDSVTDNWSSIMIWMAQYAESKKLVHVICKILIAASSYFVWQERNNRLFSKNCRTPEQVAQVIVHTVRLKVMGFKEDNNPVNRRVLEKWKIPTENQVNDPVAKGFTQLEEVDYHDRFTPVAKLVTIRTLLAEAVKRNWMIQQLDVNNAFLHGDLEEEVYMKIPDGFAKQGEAHVCRLRKSIYGLKQASRNWYQKFTKALIELGFRQSKEDYSLFIYKSERSYVAALIYVDDVVIVGNDSVKIQHTKDQLDEMFSVKYMGPLK, encoded by the exons ATGGTGAAAAGCAGGAATGCAAGATGTAAAATTCATAGTGTTGTGGATGCTTCGGGTAATCGTCATGATGGAGATGGAGTTGTGGATGCGTTGGTTTCTCATTATTCAAACTTCTTGGGGGTAGAATACCCGGTTGAATCGGTGAACTTGGAGGATGTCTTTACCAATGTTCTCTCGGCTAATGTTGCGGATTACATGGTTCGTCAGGTTACTCGTGAGGAGATTAAGCAGGCCATGTTCAGTATTAGTGAAAATAAATCCCCAGGTCCTGATGGGTACACATCAGCCTTTTTTAAACATGCGTGGGATATAGTGGGTGAGGAGGTCACTAATGCGGTGTTGGATTTCTTTGATAATGGTCAGCTGTTGAAACAAATAAATCACACGATTCTGTCATTGATTCCAAAGAAAGATACGGCGGATTCAGTATTGGACTATCGTCCAATTTCTTGTTGCAATGTTCTGTACAAGTGCATAAGTAAGATTATCACGGAGAGAATAAAGGGTAGCCTGGAGTCGCTTGTGAGGATTAACCAATCCGCTTTTGTGCCGGGTAGGAAAATTTCTGATAATATCCTTCTCACTCAGGAGCTTATGCACAACTACCATCTCAATAGAGGTCCCCCGAGATGTGCCTTTAAGATTGATATTCAGAAAGCATATGACACGGTGAATTGGAGTTTTTTGGAGGTGGTGCTTCAGCGTTTTGGCTTTCATAATAAGATGGTTAAGTGGATCATGACCTGTGTAACCACTGCTTCTTATTCGGTCAGTATTAATGGTGATATCCATGGATATTTCCCAGGAAAACGTGGCCTGCGCCAAGGGGATCCCATGTCGCCTTACTTATTCACGCTTATCATGGAGGTGCTCTCTTTATTGCTTCAAAAGGCGGCTGAATCTTCGTTTAAATATCATGCTCATTGCACTAAGCAGAAAATCATTAACGTCTCATTCGCGGatgatttgtttatttttgttaatgGTGACATCAGCTCGGTTAAGAAGGTTAAAAATGCTCTTGAGTTGTTCACTAGTATTTCCGGTTTAGTTCCGAGCCCTTCAAAGAGCACGGTATTCTTGTGTAACGTCCCTCCATCGGTTCGTCAACAGATTCTGAGTGTAATGCCCTTTCAACAAGGTGTTCTCCCTGTTCGGTATCTTGGGGTTCCGCTTATTACCACTAAGCTAAATTTTAAGGATTGTAAGATCCTTGTTGATCGGTTGGAGCATAAAATTACGAGCTGGATGAATAAATCTTTGTCGTTTGCGGGTCGGCTTCAACTGATAAATTCGGTCCTCTCCTCTATGCATATATACTGGGCGTCCGTCTTTATAATTCCTGTTCGTATCATTCATGATCTTGAGAAAAGAATCCGAAGATTTTTATGGAATGCGGGAACTGATGGTAGAGTTCGAGCGAAAGTGGCTTGGAAAGACGTTTGTTTACCCAAAAAGGAAGGTGGATTAGGCATTCGAAGTATTGCTGATGTCAATAAAGCTTTGATCACCAATCATATATGGAGTATTATTACCAAACGGAAATCTTTATGGGTCAATTGGCTTCACTCATATAAGCTGAAAGGAAAGTCTTTTTGGGATATTCCGAGTCGTGGAAGCATGAGCTGGGGATGGAGGAAAATTCTCTCCATTCGCGAGCTGGTTCGTCCTCATGTCTGGTTTTCTATTCGGAGTGGGTCTCAAACAAATGCGTGGAGCGATAATTGGTGTGAATGCAGCCCGCTCAGATCGTTTATTACGCCGAGGCACATTGCCAATGCAGGTTTTAACCTTCAGTCTTGTGTTGCGGATCTGATTGATGATCATTCTCAATGGAAATGGCCTCAAGCTTGGAATGATTTATACCCGGTTTTAATTAACTTACCTGTTCCGATTCTAGAGCAAAATATGGAGGATAGACTTAGTTGGAAGGACCTGGAAGGAAACACCTGTAGCTTCGGATCCGGGGTGGTGTGGGATTCAATACGCAACAGGGATGGTATCGTTTCGTGGGCAAACATGGTTTGGTTCACTCAATGTATCCCGAGACATTTGTTTCATATGTGGCTTGTTTGCAAAGATAAGCTAAAGACGCAAGACAGATTGGCTGCCTGGGAAGCAGGAAGCGAAACTAACTTAAGGTTAATGTGTTGTCCTCTTTGTAGGTACGGCCGGGACTCGCGTGATCATCTCTTCTTTCAATGTTCTTTCGCGTCTAAAATTTGGAACAGTGTGAAGACAATGGTGGATTTGGATAGTGTAACTGACAATTGGAGTTCTATTATGATATGGATGGCTCAATATGCTGAGTCGAAGAAGTTGGTTCATGTTATTTGCAAGATTCTTATAGCAGCATCTTCGTACTTTGTTTGGCAAGAGAGAAATAATCGCTTATTCTCTAAAAATTGCCGAACTCCCGAACAGGTGGCGCAGGTGATTGTTCATACGGTCCGGTTAAAAGTGATGGGGTTCAAAGAGGACAACAATCCGGTGAACAGAAGAGTTTTAGAGAAATGGAAGATCCCCACAGAGAATCAAGTTAATGATCCAG tggcAAAGGGTTTCACTCAACTCGAAGAGGTTGATTATCATGATAGATTTACACCAGTTGCAAAGTTGGTTACTATTCGTACCTTGTTGGCCGAGGCTGTGAAAAGAAATTGGATGATTCAACAACTTGACGTGAATAACGCCTTCTTGCATGGGGATTTAGAGGAAGAAGTCTACATGAAGATTCCAGATGGTTTTGCTAAACAGGGGGAAGCTCATGTTTGCAGATTAAGAAAATCGATTTATGGTTTGAAACAGGCGTCACGTAATTGGTATCAAAAGTTCACAAAAGCTCTCATTGAGCTTGGGTTCAGACAGTCAAAGGAAGATTATTCTCTGTTCATTTATAAGTCAGAAAGGTCCTATGTAGCTGCGCTTATATATGTTGATGATGTAGTCATAGTTGGAAACGACTCTGTAAAAATACAACACACTAAAGATCAGCTCGACGAGATGTTCAGCGTCAAATACATGGGTCCGTTAAAATAG
- the LOC110900464 gene encoding secreted RxLR effector protein 161-like: protein MKQNLKLGKGEGEDKVDNSQYRRLVGRLLYLQVTRPDITYAVNVLSQFVTDPRQNHMDAATRVLRYLKSTPGQGILLPKEGGMNLLSYCDADWLGCPLSRKSRTGYLLSLGGAPISWKSKK from the coding sequence ATGAAACAAAACCTTAAGCTTGGGAAGGGAGAAGGAGAAGATAAAGTGGATAACAGTCAATACAGGAGGTTAGTTGGTCGTCTCCTTTACCTGCAGGTCACCAGACCGGACATCACCTACGCAGTGAATGTCCTCAGCCAATTCGTGACAGACCCTCGCCAGAACCACATGGATGCAGCAACTAGAGTTCTGCGGTACTTGAAATCGACTCCAGGACAAGGTATATTGTTACCAAAAGAAGGTGGCATGAACTTATTGTCATATTGTGATGCGGATTGGTTAGGATGCCCTTTGTCAAGAAAGTCTCGAACTGGTTACTTATTGTCTCTCGGAGGAGCACCCATATCATGGAAGTCAAAGAAGTAA
- the LOC110897451 gene encoding very-long-chain aldehyde decarbonylase CER1 isoform X1 has product MAATPGFLTNWPWKPLGNFKYVVLVPWVVKSVYDFMTMDVNTRDSTTILIFLLLLTRMLHNQIWISFSRYKTAKGQNRIVDKNIELEQVDRERNWDDQIILNGLVYYLVNYYFEGAQHLPIWRLDGVTIVIVLHVGPVEFLYYWFHRALHHHFLYNRYHSHHHSSIVTEPITSVIHPFAEHIAYFALFAIPLMTVVLCGKASMATVAGYVMYIDAMNNMGHCNFEFIPKSLFVMFPPLKYIMYTPTYHSLHHTQFRTNYSLFMPFYDYIYGTMDKSTDMLYEKSLTQKEESPHVVHLTHLTTPEAIYHMRLGFASLASKPHTSSKWYLWILSPVTFLSMLITRVYGKTFVIERNVFKDLKLQTWTIPKYRTQYLMQGQRQTINGLIEDAILDAEAKGVKVLTLGLLNQREEFNNSGELFIRRNPKLKVKLVNGSSLVVAVVVNNIPRGTTQVAFRGNFNKIACYLALALCQKGIQVVVSREKDYETLKSKLNSVDDHDKLIISHVYSHKIWLVGEGLTKEEQMKASKGTIIIPYSQFPPKKLRKDCVYYTTPSMLTPKCLENVDSCENWLPRRVLSASRIAGILHGLEDWNVNECGEEVFNIDKIWDASIRHGFSPIMKSFT; this is encoded by the exons TATGTCGTATTGGTACCATGGGTGGTGAAGAGCGTCTATGACTTCATGACAATGGATGTAAACACAAGAGATTCAACCACTATCCTCATTTTTCTTTTACTCTTGACAAGAATGCTTCATAATCAAATTTGGATTTCTTTCTCTCGATACAAAACTGCAAAAGGTCAAAACCGAATAGTTGACAAGAATATTGAGTTGGAACAAGTTGATCGTGAAAGAAACTG ggaTGACCAAATAATATTGAATGGGTTAGTGTATTATTTGGTAAATTACTATTTTGAAGGGGCTCAACACTTACCTATATGGAGGTTGGATGGGGTTACCATTGTAATTGTGCTACATGTTGGACCTGTAGAATTTTTGTATTATTGGTTTCACAGAGCTCTCCACCACCATTTCCTTTACAATCGCTACCATTCCCACCACCATTCCTCCATAGTCACAGAGCCAATCACCT CCGTGATTCATCCATTTGCGGAACACATTGCATATTTTGCACTGTTTGCGATCCCGTTGATGACGGTAGTCCTGTGCGGTAAGGCATCTATGGCTACGGTTGCGGGGTATGTGATGTATATCGATGCAATGAACAATATGGGTCACTGTAACTTTGAGTTCATTCCAAAATCACTATTCGTTATGTTCCCTCCTCTCAAGTACATCATGTATACTCCAAC GTATCACTCTTTGCACCATACTCAATTTCGAACAAACTACTCGCTTTTCATGCCATTCTACGACTACATCTATGGCACGATGGACAAATCTACAGACATGCTGTATGAGAAGTCGCTAACACAAAAGGAAGAATCACCACATGTCGTGCATTTAACACATCTAACAACCCCTGAGGCGATTTATCACATGAGGCTCGGGTTTGCTTCCTTAGCTTCTAAACCTCACACTTCTTCTAAATGGTATTTATGGATTCTTTCGCCTGTCACATTTTTGTCCATGTTGATTACACGGGTTTACGGGAAAACATTCGTCATTGAAAGAAATGTCTTCAAAGACCTAAAATTACAAACTTGGACCATACCAAAATACAGGACACAA TACCTAATGCAAGGACAAAGACAAACCATCAATGGCTTAATTGAGGATGCTATACTAGATGCTGAGGCAAAGGGTGTGAAAGTTTTAACTCTTGGTTTACTTAATCAG AGGGAAGAATTTAATAACAGTGGAGAGTTATTCATAAGAAGAAATCCAAAACTAAAAGTGAAGTTAGTGAATGGGAGCAGTTTAGTAGTTGCAGTGGTCGTAAACAACATTCCAAGAGGCACCACACAAGTTGCTTTTAGAGGAAACTTCAATAAAATTGCTTGCTACCTTGCTCTAGCTCTATGTCAAAAGGGCATCCAA GTTGTTGTATCTCGAGAGAAGGATTATGAGACATTGAAATCCAAGCTAAACTCGGTTGATGACCATGACAAGTTGATCATTTCACATGTTTACTCCCACAAG ATATGGTTGGTGGGAGAAGGACTAACCAAAGAAGAACAAATGAAGGCATCAAAAGGAACCATAATCATTCCTTATTCTCAATTCCCTCCAAAGAAATTACGCAAAGATTGTGTTTACTACACTACACCATCAATGCTCACTCCCAAATGTCTTGAGAATGTTGATTCTTGTGAG AATTGGTTACCAAGAAGGGTATTGAGTGCATCGAGAATTGCAGGGATACTTCACGGGTTAGAAGACTGGAATGTGAATGAGTGTGGGGAAGAAGTTTTCAACATCGACAAAATTTGGGACGCCAGTATTCGACATGGGTTTAGCCCTATCATGAAATCATTCACTTAA
- the LOC110897451 gene encoding very-long-chain aldehyde decarbonylase CER1 isoform X2, protein MTVVLCGKASMATVAGYVMYIDAMNNMGHCNFEFIPKSLFVMFPPLKYIMYTPTYHSLHHTQFRTNYSLFMPFYDYIYGTMDKSTDMLYEKSLTQKEESPHVVHLTHLTTPEAIYHMRLGFASLASKPHTSSKWYLWILSPVTFLSMLITRVYGKTFVIERNVFKDLKLQTWTIPKYRTQYLMQGQRQTINGLIEDAILDAEAKGVKVLTLGLLNQREEFNNSGELFIRRNPKLKVKLVNGSSLVVAVVVNNIPRGTTQVAFRGNFNKIACYLALALCQKGIQVVVSREKDYETLKSKLNSVDDHDKLIISHVYSHKIWLVGEGLTKEEQMKASKGTIIIPYSQFPPKKLRKDCVYYTTPSMLTPKCLENVDSCENWLPRRVLSASRIAGILHGLEDWNVNECGEEVFNIDKIWDASIRHGFSPIMKSFT, encoded by the exons ATGACGGTAGTCCTGTGCGGTAAGGCATCTATGGCTACGGTTGCGGGGTATGTGATGTATATCGATGCAATGAACAATATGGGTCACTGTAACTTTGAGTTCATTCCAAAATCACTATTCGTTATGTTCCCTCCTCTCAAGTACATCATGTATACTCCAAC GTATCACTCTTTGCACCATACTCAATTTCGAACAAACTACTCGCTTTTCATGCCATTCTACGACTACATCTATGGCACGATGGACAAATCTACAGACATGCTGTATGAGAAGTCGCTAACACAAAAGGAAGAATCACCACATGTCGTGCATTTAACACATCTAACAACCCCTGAGGCGATTTATCACATGAGGCTCGGGTTTGCTTCCTTAGCTTCTAAACCTCACACTTCTTCTAAATGGTATTTATGGATTCTTTCGCCTGTCACATTTTTGTCCATGTTGATTACACGGGTTTACGGGAAAACATTCGTCATTGAAAGAAATGTCTTCAAAGACCTAAAATTACAAACTTGGACCATACCAAAATACAGGACACAA TACCTAATGCAAGGACAAAGACAAACCATCAATGGCTTAATTGAGGATGCTATACTAGATGCTGAGGCAAAGGGTGTGAAAGTTTTAACTCTTGGTTTACTTAATCAG AGGGAAGAATTTAATAACAGTGGAGAGTTATTCATAAGAAGAAATCCAAAACTAAAAGTGAAGTTAGTGAATGGGAGCAGTTTAGTAGTTGCAGTGGTCGTAAACAACATTCCAAGAGGCACCACACAAGTTGCTTTTAGAGGAAACTTCAATAAAATTGCTTGCTACCTTGCTCTAGCTCTATGTCAAAAGGGCATCCAA GTTGTTGTATCTCGAGAGAAGGATTATGAGACATTGAAATCCAAGCTAAACTCGGTTGATGACCATGACAAGTTGATCATTTCACATGTTTACTCCCACAAG ATATGGTTGGTGGGAGAAGGACTAACCAAAGAAGAACAAATGAAGGCATCAAAAGGAACCATAATCATTCCTTATTCTCAATTCCCTCCAAAGAAATTACGCAAAGATTGTGTTTACTACACTACACCATCAATGCTCACTCCCAAATGTCTTGAGAATGTTGATTCTTGTGAG AATTGGTTACCAAGAAGGGTATTGAGTGCATCGAGAATTGCAGGGATACTTCACGGGTTAGAAGACTGGAATGTGAATGAGTGTGGGGAAGAAGTTTTCAACATCGACAAAATTTGGGACGCCAGTATTCGACATGGGTTTAGCCCTATCATGAAATCATTCACTTAA